GACGGCCAATTTGTGCGATACAGCTATCGATTATTGTGCAAACTATTGGTCGCATAAATAAGTGATAATGTGTCGCTTTTTGCTGGCATCTTAATTAATCCTAACACATACGAATATACTCATCCCGCAACTACTGATATCACAAACAGTACTCTTTTCCGCGATATAACTCGTGTTGTTCACCTGTTTAAAAAGAGGGTGTTAAGAGGGTTCTGGCGCTCTCACGGGgctttgaaaaaaaaacggcaAAACGTACACATTTCCCCATCAGGTGTGGCTTTTGATATGTAGCGAATGTGtagtttaaaccttgtttacAGCAAAAATCTTCAAAAATTTTCTcgctaagttcgttttttcttgGGTATTTCTGAGAGTTGGACGGTCACACTGATGCTCTCACTTACAACGGAAAAATGAGTCGTAAATTTAAAGAGACTATAAAaaaggtatggacaacaggcaaaaacagcaaacgcCAATTGCAATGTTCGTACGAACCGCACCTAGACAAAAAGCCGATTTCGTCTCAAGGTATATTAGACTAGTGAGGTGGTCTTTACCTAGCATGCTTTGCATTTTCTGGACGTTTTTTCTCTGTTGCCTATACCCTCTTTTTTCCTCCCATTATGTAGCAAATTTCGACTGTTGTTTTGCTTCAGCATTATATACAAGCAATGCAATAaagattaaattaaatttaaatttaaaatttaaagtCTTGTAGGAAATCGATTTAataatcggataaaactatgAGTTCAGGGCTTAGAGTCTTATAATATGACGGAACTTGAATACAattaattcgtcagtatatttacggtatattttgaaatttgcgATGtagtttcggtatatttctgagggtcagaccgtatgtGATCAAAACAATTCAATCAATCCTATAGGGTGCACGCGCTGGCCCatatttctttaaaaattatcTCAAAAGTTTAacaagacaaacaaaataacaatGCCTGATGCTGAACAATTGCCCGATGGCTGGGAGAAGCGCACAAGTCGCTCCACAGGTATGCAGcctcaaaaaaaaacctacGCTTAACATTGTTTTCTCACAATTTCTGACGACCGGTAAAATCATtaattttttgcaaaaattcgcaacaaaaaatgaaacgCAGGTCTCAGCTACTATCTAAACGTGCACACCAAGGAGTCGCAGTGGGATCAGCCCACCGAGATAGCCAAAAAGTCGGGCTCCAACGCCGCCGATGGACCGGCCGAGGTGCAGTGTCTCCATTTGCTGGTGAAGCACAAGGGCAGCCGTCGCCCGAGCTCGTGGCGCGAGCAACATATCACACGCACCAAAGAGGAGGCACAGCTCCTGCTCGAGGTCTATCGCAACAAGATCGTTCAGCAGGAGACCACATTCGAGGAGCTGGCCCGCTCCTATTCCGATTGCAGTTCGGCCAAGCGTGGCGGCGATCTGGGCAAGTTTGGACGCGGTAAGTCGCAGCATCCTTTTTTTCTTGCATGGCATGACATGACCCTGACGCTCACAATTTCTAACTGCGTCATTTCCGGTATCTAGGTCAAATGCAGCCACCCTTCGAGAAGGCCGCCTTTGCCTTGAATGTAGGTCAACTCTCTGGCATCGTGGACACCGACTCGGGCCTGCACATCATACAGCGCAAATCCTAGACACCCAGCCCCCCAGCATAAGCatgaaaattacaaaaaatatatgtatattaagcGGCTGCGTAAAGgcgctcaaaaaaaaaaaccacaaaaaaatgaaaaaaaactCCGCCTAAAGGCGCACCAAATAGAAGGTTGAATTTAAACGTAAAGGCGCTCCAGAAGAAGGTAACTTAGACTACGGAAAAGAGCTCCAAAAGAAGTGAGATCAAAGAGTGAAAAGGAGTTCCTGAAGATGGATACATAAATGTACGAAAAGGATTTACAGGAGGATAGATTTAACTTTGTAAAGGCGCTCCGGAAAAAGCATCTAATCTATAAACTACGAAAAGGCGCCTCAGAAGACGGATAAATTAAATTACGAAAAGGCGTTACAGGAAGGTGAAATGTAACTTAATAAAAAGCGTTCCCCAGCTCCCAGGTTAAATTTAAACCCCCGAAAGGCTCTGCACCACTCCAGAAGGGATAAAttatacaaacacacataaaaataccaacaTTCATTTCAAAATAGATTAtaaatgtttaattaattCATCTAAAGACTAAGATTTTCATTTGCCAATGTTTAGTTTACCAGCCAATAGCTTGGCCCCCAGCGTCTTCTGGCTCTTCAGCAGCTGGCCGacctcctcctctgcctcgATGGCCGTGCGGCATGTGTCCAGCAGTTGGGGTCGCTCCTCCACCAGCTTCAGCAAGATAAAGCAGCCGCGATTCACCGAAAGCCAGGCCTTGAGCtgcaggaaaaacaaaaggaggCAGGAAAAATATGAATTAGGGGCAAGCAGAAGCGAGAGAGGCAGGTGACACCACTTACACCATCGCTGGTCAAATGTTTCAGGATCTGTTCGCCAAAGGAGCGCCCTTCCTCGACCTGTTGCTTGCCATCGTTCTTGAGGATCTTCTTGAGCACAATATGCATGCCGGCCTCTTCGATGCCCGTGACCAGCGGCTTGGCTGGCTCTTCTTTGGCCGGTTTTGGTTCCTTCTTGGCCTTTTTGGGCTTCACTATGTCGGCGTCAGCTTCCTCTTTATCAGCTTCCTCTTCCGCCGATGCCTCGTCATCTTCGTCGCTGCTTTCCTCGACTTTTATCAGTTTCTTGCGCTGCTTTGTGGCCTCAGCAATGATGTCCTCCACATCCTGATGCCccttcttctgctgcagtGGCTGTGCCCCAGCGGCATCCGCTGTAATACGCCAGTCAGGCTGAACCACAACTTGGGCGAGGGCCTCCACTGCCTTTTGATAAGATTCACCTTGGACTGAGCAAGAGACAGACGTATTTATAAGCtggcgaaagagagagggagggagggagagagagagagagagaaagaacttACTGTGATTCAGAATATCTGCTGTGACCAGGCCAATGTGACTGTTAGACAGCCAAAAGGCGGCATCCTCCACAATGGCCTCGCCAATGGGCGCCTCGATCTGTTCGAATATCTCCTTGCGACGcgtctccttctctttcttgCCAAAGGCCAGACCCTCCTCGATGACGCGTATGAATGTGGGATGGAAGCAGGTGGTGTCCCCAGGGGCCACCAGCCACTGGACCACCCTGCGGCCATATTGATTGCCCACCAGTTGCTTTAGATCGCCGTGCAGATGATCGTAGATGGCCTTCTTGGTGGCCTTTGTGTCGTCGAGGGCGTTCAGTAGCGAGATGAGGAATACATGACCATGCTCGTGGGTGGCTATCTTCAGCAGATGCTCCTTGATGTTCTTGATGATGGCCTGAAAAGACGACAGAACAGAAGGCGTTGATTTGATGTGTTTTGCGGTGCTCCAGAAGGTCTCCGATCACTCACTCGACGATTTTTGGGCGTGGATTTGTAGAAACAAATGACGGCTGCTTCGCTGCCCTCCTTGGTGCTGAGCATGTGCGGCACAAGGGCGGCAAACGCTGTGACTGTCTCTTCCAGcttctcctcctcatcctcgcaGGCCCGCAGGTACTCGAGCATGACGCAGTGGACCAGGGAACTGTCCACCAGATTTTTATTGGCCACATGATCCAGATTGGCCTTGACAGAGCCGAGAATGGAGGCCTTCATATTGGTGGCCTCCTTGTACGTGTCGCTCAGTGTTTTCACACTCGAATCCTTGGCCTTGCGGTACAGATCACCGTAGAACTCCTGCCGCATATGGGTACGCTGCTGACGAGTACCACCCTGGTACATAACGTCCAGCAGACCGCTGGCAATACTGTGCCCCGCCAGGCGGACAATGTGCCCGAACAGGCTGTCCACCAGCTTGCTTTTGGTGGCTGGGGCCCCATATTTGAGCATACGCTGGACACAAAACTGAGCGTACTTCGACTGGCACATCTCGACGGCGTAGGGCAGCAGCTTCTCGGAAATTTCGGCTCGCAGGGCCGGTGTGGCATGCTTCAGCATACACTGGAGCACACGGGCAGTGTCGTGGGCCTTGACTATCTTCGAAATGGTGTCGCCCACATTGAGGATCTTGAACATTTGCTCCACCAGCTGGTCCTTGTTCTCGGTTTTGCGGCTATTGAGAGTTTGAGACAATTAATTTGAAGCGAACGCCGAGCGTGCATGCGTTGCTTACCATCGGAGCTTCTCGTAGATCTGCTTGGCCTCCTTGGTGATCTCGTAGGTGTCGCGGGTGCTCTTGCGCTTCAGCTTGAGCTCTTTTTTCTCCTTCTTGAACTTGTTCCAGTCCTGCTTCTCGGGCTCCCCACTGCACACCGGTTTACCAGCAAATTTGTTATGAGCACCGCctggctttgcttttgtgttGTCCGACTTCTTGGCGAATTTCGGTGCGGATTTGAACTTATTGTTTGGTTTATTGTTGCCAGGTTTGAAGTTCGACTTTGGACGCGGCGGTCGGGTCTTGTCAGCTTCCTTGGAACTGACCATGTTTTCTTTTATGAGACACTTAAGCTAACttttaaatcaaaaaaaaatgtttgcagGCGCCGTTTACACGTGCTGTGTGCGCAGTGTGACCAGTCTGGCCTTTTGCTCAGTATTACCATTTCTTGAACAGCAAAGAGGGTATATTTTGACGTCGAACTTGAGTTgaaagtatatttacggtatatctattaaatttgcatttatatcCTTGTTACTcattaaaattcaaacaatttatatttggcGAGCATATTGAGTCCGAACTGCTTTCTTCAAAATGTGTATGGTCCATTTTGCTCTCTTTGTATGGCCAGCACATTGTCCTACAACATGGTCGCGGAATGGGCAAAATTCTGCATACCCCAGGGAAAAGCATATTATAGGATTGACGAACTGTTTGCCATCTCAGGATTCAAGAAATGCAGCTGTTTAAAGCTTAgagagaccaagaataggtatcgTAGTCGAGATATttagaaagaaaataaattaaatgcatgAATGGGTAAAACAAAGTGCAATCTAAGAAAAAGTCATTATTAATTAGATTGGAAAACATAAGTTGAACATTAAGGAAATCTGGTATACAAATCCTTGACGGAGGACGATTAGCCCCTTGTAGACCATTGTAATATttcaccgaaaataatgaaaattgaatcaCTTAgccgcagttcaggtgaaagatgtcgtgtttttattttaagttAAGAGGACAGATATGATGTATCTACGAAAAGAACTTACAAACACCATTAtattccgccatttacctcaagtcgttCACCTTCTCAAACAGAGGGGGcgtaagtgggctaagttcgtatatttacggtatattttgaaaatgaggcggtatatttcggtatatttcttaGGGTCAGCCGTTATAGTCACACTGACCACCACTTCACGATTTTTCGTTCAAGTGAGCACGCGGCATCGCCTAGTGGGAGTCTGATTCTGCAAAAGAAGTTTTTATTCTGTGACTTTTGTAAGAAGTTGATCAACTAAAGGTATTGTGCTTTTTTCTATATTATCACATTGAAACGCTATAAACTGGcagaaaagaacagaagaGAAGTAGGGACAGTGCCTGGTGTCCCAAAAAGAACTCTCATACCGCCATTGATTTTTTTCACTTCACCTTGCGCTACATTTTCTAGTTATGTAATTGTgctaattctttttttttattgtgttggtgttggttcagttaatttgtacatatgtatactatatTGAGTAAATGATGTTTGCTGCATGAAAGAAGTCTCCATGCCATTGAAAATGCCGCAAAACGGTGCTTATATaaccataaaataaaaattgcaaattttgCGGCAGCGCTGAAAAGTTGTGAGGCCCGCCACGCTGATTGAAAGATTAAGTAAAATATGTCTTGGAATAATGCAAAATTGATCTCCAGTTCAATTACCATAATTCAGAACTATTCCAGCCACGCTGGATCATTTTTTCATACatttggttttagttttttttttttttgcaaccACGCTGGAACTGCCAACTTATGCAATTTCGGTGAGTTGGCAGTGCGGCGGCAAACACACACTTGCGCTCGCGGCGACCTatagatgtgtgtgtgcctaTCGAGCCTTGTAGATGAAAAATTTAATGCTTTTCAAACTAATTGAGGTGAAAAAGCCCCcatatgcatattttattgtCTTACAAGTGTTGGAAATTGCTTTTTCCATTGCCCTCGCTCCCAGACACACCAGAGCCGCATATGAATTCCATGTGCTTATAGCTCTATCTCGCTCACTCTTGTGCTCGCTAATGCCTTGCGCGTGCAGACgcataagtgtgtgtgtgtgactgtgcTTCTGTATTTGTAAAAGAACATGTAACTGTGTTGCTTTTGTCGCTTGTGATTTCTTTCCCTTCTTCTTTGACCCGCTTTCTTCGGGAAAAGAAATTGTCGAAACGTACAAAGTTCTCTTGCAAATTTTCACCGAAAAGAACCGGTTTCTCTTGGGACTagctgtctttctctctcttgtgACGTCAAGAATGTGTAATTTTTAAGTATATGAGGCCCTTTCAGTATATTCTTCGTTTTGCGCCATTTCCTTTGTGCGTACCGTTGACGCCATTTCTCAAACACATGCCGCTTCATTTCGAATGTTTATTAGAAGAGGATACCATCCCACCCGTATATGCTGACACATCATCTCAATTTCTTGATAATTCTGTTATCCAATTCCCTTCaacgaataaatttgcaaccTCGGCTCGTTTGTGTTTAGACTGGGAGTGATATCCGAGCTCGCGTTTGACTAAGGGGATATTTCTGCAGATCAACGCAGAAACTGCAGAGGCAACTGATTCATACATCTGAGACTGCGTAAACTTGGCCCCTAGAGACAATTCAAACTCCGTTGCACTTTACGGCGGGCAAATCGCCAAATgtactttttttgttgcttgtgACGgcctcttttttttatgtaatGTCTACGATAAGAGGAGGGGAGACCTTGAAAGTATTGCTGGGCCGGCTTATATAAATAACTGTATTTAGTGGTGCTGTTTATCTAATCGCTTCACGCACTTTTGTTCCGTCTGAtcgagagagggagacgggAAACAGACAGACGATAGAAGAATGAGCGAGTGAGGGAGATGGCAAACGGCAAACAGAGAGAGCCTAGTCACATGCTACGTCGCAGCTGACGCGGGCGTCGACGCTTTCAGCTCGGCGCGTTGCCAACTGTCTCTCtggcttttttcttttttttttttggtttttggttttggcaaGCATTTTGCTAAagaaaaagcacaaaaaccTCGAAAGGggtaaatgaaaaacaattGGCCATATATGTACGAGCATCTGTACATGTGCATTCGGTCAAGAAGATGGCCTAAAAAGAAAGTGCTCTTGACACTTCCTTGGTTCCATTTAGCCCCAGCATGAATGTGCCGTTATGCAACATGGCATTGAATTCTTTATGGTGACGGAGACTGATAAGGCGGCGACAACGATCccgttttctctctttttcttttatatcTGTGAGAGCACACGTGCTAAAGTTGTTGCCAACTGAGCTTGGGGTGTGGGAGCACGAGCACGGCTaactcactctctctgtctctctcgttTTGCCGTTGCTCACAAACCAACTGTCAACTGTTGCTGCCCAAGGTGCTTGAAATAAGGTGAACCATTGCCAGAAAGCTCTCTTTCGATTGTACCCCATTTTCGGCTTCGTTTGCGTCGTTCTAcacacgagagagagaaagtagTTGTCAGAGAGAGTGCCTCACCCTATATAAATGTAGCTTGTTGTGGCCTCGGCTGGCAGCCCGAGTGGGAGCAAGAGCGGGCGCACCGCCTATCGCGTTGAACTTGATGGCGCTCTGCTGGCGTCGTCGGCCTCTGCTCCGCCGTGCTGGGGGCAGCAGCGCAGGCTTGCTGGCTGGCAGCGACGTACCTTGCTGTCACAAGCAATTCAGTTGCCGTCCGGTGCAGAAGACCCCTTTGATTTCGAAGGAATAAGGATTaatcatatttttttggtgctgtgatataaaacaaacaaattgtacGTATAGcaactgcaaatgcaaaagcaaataGAACTGCAATTaactaaataataataataataataccaaTGCGAATAGCAACGAATC
The sequence above is a segment of the Drosophila pseudoobscura strain MV-25-SWS-2005 chromosome X, UCI_Dpse_MV25, whole genome shotgun sequence genome. Coding sequences within it:
- the dod gene encoding putative peptidyl-prolyl cis-trans isomerase dodo, which codes for MPDAEQLPDGWEKRTSRSTGLSYYLNVHTKESQWDQPTEIAKKSGSNAADGPAEVQCLHLLVKHKGSRRPSSWREQHITRTKEEAQLLLEVYRNKIVQQETTFEELARSYSDCSSAKRGGDLGKFGRGQMQPPFEKAAFALNVGQLSGIVDTDSGLHIIQRKS
- the peng gene encoding protein penguin, encoding MVSSKEADKTRPPRPKSNFKPGNNKPNNKFKSAPKFAKKSDNTKAKPGGAHNKFAGKPVCSGEPEKQDWNKFKKEKKELKLKRKSTRDTYEITKEAKQIYEKLRCRKTENKDQLVEQMFKILNVGDTISKIVKAHDTARVLQCMLKHATPALRAEISEKLLPYAVEMCQSKYAQFCVQRMLKYGAPATKSKLVDSLFGHIVRLAGHSIASGLLDVMYQGGTRQQRTHMRQEFYGDLYRKAKDSSVKTLSDTYKEATNMKASILGSVKANLDHVANKNLVDSSLVHCVMLEYLRACEDEEEKLEETVTAFAALVPHMLSTKEGSEAAVICFYKSTPKNRRAIIKNIKEHLLKIATHEHGHVFLISLLNALDDTKATKKAIYDHLHGDLKQLVGNQYGRRVVQWLVAPGDTTCFHPTFIRVIEEGLAFGKKEKETRRKEIFEQIEAPIGEAIVEDAAFWLSNSHIGLVTADILNHIQGESYQKAVEALAQVVVQPDWRITADAAGAQPLQQKKGHQDVEDIIAEATKQRKKLIKVEESSDEDDEASAEEEADKEEADADIVKPKKAKKEPKPAKEEPAKPLVTGIEEAGMHIVLKKILKNDGKQQVEEGRSFGEQILKHLTSDGLKAWLSVNRGCFILLKLVEERPQLLDTCRTAIEAEEEVGQLLKSQKTLGAKLLAGKLNIGK